The sequence below is a genomic window from Acidilobus saccharovorans 345-15.
TTGCTCCCACGACGGTGCCCTTAACTGCCAGGAAGTCCGGGAGCCCTGTGGTGGCGGAGCTCAGCAGGTGGGCCGTCCTCCTCTCTATCATGTTGCCCACGTGCGCCAGGGCGACCTTAGCCATGTCTGACGCCATGCCTGCAGCCGAGGCGTGGAAGTTGCAGGCGTGATACACGCTGTCATTATAGACGAACGGGTTATCTGACGACGAGTACGCCTCCGCCTCAAGTAGCTTGGCAGCAAACCTGAGGACCTCGAGGGCTGAGCCGTAGACCTGGGGCACGCACCTTATGCAGTAGGGGTCCTGAAGCCTCGGCGACCTCTGACAGTCAACCTTAAGCGAGGCTACCACGTCCTTAACTCCCTCAAGCCTCTTGCTGTTGGCCACCGCTGTAGAGAAGTGCTGGGGGTTACACCCCGTGACCTCAAGCGTCTCGCTCATTACATTGAGGGACTCGCCCAAAAGCCTCAGGGAGGCGCAGACCCCCAGGGAGGCCATGGCGACGCTGAAGGCGTTGCTGTTAATTATAGCCAGGGCCTCGCCCGGCCCAAGCTCCAGGGGCTTAAGCCCGGCGGCCTCAAGGGCCTCCCCGCAGCTAAGCCTTCTGCCCCTCACGGTTGCCTGCCCCTCCCCGCTGTAGATGCACCTGGAGATCCTGGCGAGCGGCGCCAGGTCGCCGCTCGCGCCCACGCTGCCCTCCAGCGATACAGCTGGAACTATGTCGTAGTTTAACGAGTCGACGAGCCTCTGCGCCACCTCGGGCCTCACGGGCGCGAAGCCCTGGGCCAGCTGGGACGCCCTCACAAGCATGGCCGCCCTGACCACCTCCCTTGGGGCCTCAGGCCCAATGCCGAGGTCGTGCTCCCTGAGGACCTGGGCCTCCCTGCCCCTCCACGTGCCCTCCTCGGCCGAGGCCAGGGCCCCGAGGCCGGTGGAGTAGCCGTAGACCTTTCCCAGCGAGGCCCCGGCCTCGTAGGCCTTCCTGGACCTTGAGAGCAGCTGGAGCGACTCCTGGCACATGCTAACTGGGGAGTTAACAGCGACGTTACATATGTCTTCAACGGTCAGCCTCTGGCCCGCGCAGACCTTCAAGGCATGCACCTGTGCGCACTGGCAGTTCAAGGTATTAGAGTCGGCGGCCTTGACAAGTAATTACTTCATGTTCATCGAGACCAGCGATCTCTGTACAGCCCTTAGAAGTAGGGCAGCTGCCAGCCTAGGCGTAGAACCTGTAACGTCTGCCCCTGGCACTACCTCGACTACGTCTATTCCCACGACCTTAGCTGATGACGCTATTGTATCTATTACGCTCATGCTTTCGAAAGGAGTCATACCAAGAGGGGTAGGACTGTTGACTCCAGGCGCAAAGGCTTGGGCCAGGTGATCCATATCTATGCTCAGATAGACTTTGGAACCAGCTACTAGCGACCTTAGCCTCTCAAGAGACGACTTGAAGTCCTTTAGCAGTTCGACCCTGCTGATAATATCAACTCCCAGCTCCTTAGCTCTAGAAGGGGCGTAAGGAGGGTTTACATACTCAGATACTCCGACGACAAGTGCCTTGACTTTAGTGGCTTCAACTAACTCCCTTAGCCACGATCCACTGGTAACGCCTTCCGTCAGTTTTCTTATATCATAGTGTGCATCAAGAACTACCAAGGAAGCGCCTTGCTCTACGAAGGGCCTAGACGTCCAGTTAGTTATTGAGTGGTCGCCTCCAATGAAAATAGCCGGAACCCCTCTGGACATCGCTACCTCCATGACGTGCCTTGAGGCTTCAACAACCCTTCGGCCGGTCTCTATAATATCGCCTCCTACAATATCAATGTCACCCATATCATCAAAACCCCACCTTAGCTCTCCAAGGTCTTCGGAGAGTGGTGTCAGCGAGTAAAGTTCTGTCCTTATGGCTGAAGGGGCAAACCTAGCCCCGGGCCTGCCAGCAGTTGACCAATCCCATGGGACGCCAGCAAGCGGAATTAAGGGCTCTACTTCTCCAACTCTCCTGTCATAAGGGTCCTTCAAAAAGCGGGCCCTTTTGACTAGACTCAAGCTTTCACCTACCTTATAGTGTAGCTGCAACAGCCTTTTTAATGTAGTGCCATCGAACAGCATCCACTTCTTCACTGGATATGTTCCTAGACCTCTAAGAAGTAACACTAGATGTCAGCCACAGGAATTCAGGAGCTAGTTTATGTCAAGGAATAATGTAGTGGAGGGAACTGTATGGAGGCTTAAGAGTCTTCATGTAAATGGTTATGAAGGGTCTATTTAACTCATTTTAGATATTTTAGAAATTAATAAGTTAGGAACATTGTAAAGACATATATAGCAATGAGTGTTAGTGTCCAAATGGTATACATACTTAAATACGAGTCTAATCAAAACATATAAAACAGTAATTGGTGATGTAACTTGTCCCACTCACAGGACGTCAGTTCTAGTGGAAACGAAGGTCTAGCGAGAGGGATACTCTCGCCATGGCTAATAGTTGCCAATGGGTTGGCAG
It includes:
- a CDS encoding aromatic amino acid ammonia-lyase, whose amino-acid sequence is MKVCAGQRLTVEDICNVAVNSPVSMCQESLQLLSRSRKAYEAGASLGKVYGYSTGLGALASAEEGTWRGREAQVLREHDLGIGPEAPREVVRAAMLVRASQLAQGFAPVRPEVAQRLVDSLNYDIVPAVSLEGSVGASGDLAPLARISRCIYSGEGQATVRGRRLSCGEALEAAGLKPLELGPGEALAIINSNAFSVAMASLGVCASLRLLGESLNVMSETLEVTGCNPQHFSTAVANSKRLEGVKDVVASLKVDCQRSPRLQDPYCIRCVPQVYGSALEVLRFAAKLLEAEAYSSSDNPFVYNDSVYHACNFHASAAGMASDMAKVALAHVGNMIERRTAHLLSSATTGLPDFLAVKGTVVGAMIYQYTAASLAAKLRQLASPGSVHSIPTSGLQEDVVSMAPNSSYELLRSTAVLARLIAVEDALASQASKVARGLPLDDPKDALERSLAKVVGEAGLSGLSFIVNLA
- a CDS encoding arginase family protein; translation: MSLVKRARFLKDPYDRRVGEVEPLIPLAGVPWDWSTAGRPGARFAPSAIRTELYSLTPLSEDLGELRWGFDDMGDIDIVGGDIIETGRRVVEASRHVMEVAMSRGVPAIFIGGDHSITNWTSRPFVEQGASLVVLDAHYDIRKLTEGVTSGSWLRELVEATKVKALVVGVSEYVNPPYAPSRAKELGVDIISRVELLKDFKSSLERLRSLVAGSKVYLSIDMDHLAQAFAPGVNSPTPLGMTPFESMSVIDTIASSAKVVGIDVVEVVPGADVTGSTPRLAAALLLRAVQRSLVSMNMK